In Dasania marina DSM 21967, one genomic interval encodes:
- the recQ gene encoding DNA helicase RecQ — protein MITSAPQQTPQALLQQLYGYDSFRCDQQAIIETVIAGGDALVLMPTGAGKSLCYQLPAIIRPGVGIVISPLIALMQDQVNAMLQLGVSAAYLNSTLSNERQREVEQQLRDGQLDLLYVAPERLIQERTLQLLSQCQLALFAIDEAHCVSQWGHDFRSDYLSLSLLHDYFPQVPRVALTATADVRTRQEIIQRLTLQQAQQFVGGFDRPNIRYAITAKTNARKQLLSFLKNRKDEAGIVYCLSRRKVEDTAEWLSKQGYNALPYHAGLPAQLRETHQNRFLREDGVIIVATIAFGMGIDKPDVRFVAHLDLPKSIEAYYQETGRAGRDGNDSEAWMVYGLQDVVRLQQMLAQSQGAEQFKRVERHKLDAMLGLCEVTTCRRKVLLNYFNDEALERCGNCDNCQIPPETWDASVAAQKVLSTIYRTGQRFGVGHILDVLQGKENEKITQHGHQQLSTFGIGRDISEPQWRSVIRQLVVRGLLRVDVEGYSALQLTEQCRPILKGEQSLQLRKDDLTVTSSKRQQTKTDVPVEHEALWNALRDCRKRLADENNVPPYVVFGNKTLRDMIEYRPMSQADMLAIHGVGDSKLEKYGAEFIAVIHEYAEAL, from the coding sequence ATGATAACTAGCGCCCCGCAACAAACTCCACAAGCACTGCTACAGCAACTCTATGGCTACGATAGCTTTAGATGCGATCAGCAGGCGATAATTGAAACGGTCATCGCCGGTGGCGATGCCTTGGTGCTGATGCCTACCGGTGCGGGCAAGTCTTTATGTTACCAGCTGCCCGCTATTATCAGGCCGGGTGTAGGAATAGTGATTTCGCCCTTAATCGCGCTAATGCAGGATCAGGTTAACGCCATGTTGCAATTGGGTGTCTCGGCGGCCTATTTAAACTCTACCCTCAGCAATGAGCGGCAGCGGGAAGTGGAGCAGCAGCTTAGGGATGGCCAGCTGGATTTACTCTACGTCGCCCCCGAGCGCTTAATTCAAGAGCGCACCCTGCAATTATTATCCCAGTGTCAGTTGGCGTTATTTGCCATAGATGAAGCCCACTGCGTTTCGCAATGGGGCCACGATTTTCGCTCAGATTATTTATCACTAAGCCTGTTACACGATTATTTTCCACAGGTGCCCAGAGTGGCCTTAACTGCCACTGCAGACGTGCGTACTCGCCAGGAAATTATTCAGCGCTTAACGCTGCAACAGGCGCAGCAATTCGTCGGCGGCTTTGACCGACCCAATATACGTTATGCCATCACCGCCAAAACCAATGCCCGCAAACAGCTATTAAGTTTTTTAAAAAACCGCAAAGACGAAGCGGGCATCGTTTACTGCCTGTCGCGCCGTAAAGTGGAAGACACCGCCGAGTGGCTGAGCAAGCAGGGCTATAATGCGCTGCCTTATCACGCGGGTTTACCGGCGCAGTTGCGTGAAACCCACCAAAACCGTTTTTTGCGGGAAGACGGTGTCATCATCGTCGCAACGATTGCCTTTGGCATGGGTATAGATAAACCCGATGTGCGTTTTGTGGCGCACTTGGATTTGCCCAAAAGCATAGAGGCTTACTATCAGGAAACCGGCCGGGCCGGGCGCGACGGCAATGATTCCGAAGCCTGGATGGTGTACGGTTTACAAGATGTGGTGCGCTTGCAGCAAATGCTGGCGCAGTCCCAGGGGGCGGAACAATTTAAGCGGGTAGAGCGCCACAAGTTGGACGCCATGTTAGGCCTGTGCGAAGTCACCACTTGCCGCCGCAAAGTGCTACTTAATTATTTTAATGATGAGGCGCTAGAGCGTTGCGGCAACTGCGACAATTGCCAAATACCCCCCGAAACGTGGGACGCCAGTGTCGCCGCGCAAAAAGTATTATCCACCATTTACCGCACCGGTCAGCGTTTTGGTGTGGGCCATATTTTGGATGTATTGCAGGGCAAAGAGAACGAAAAAATTACTCAGCACGGCCATCAACAACTCAGCACCTTTGGCATAGGTAGGGATATTTCCGAGCCGCAGTGGCGCTCGGTAATACGCCAGTTAGTGGTACGGGGTTTATTGCGGGTGGATGTAGAAGGCTATAGTGCTCTGCAACTCACTGAGCAGTGTCGGCCCATCTTAAAAGGCGAGCAAAGCCTGCAGCTGCGCAAAGATGATTTAACCGTTACCAGCAGCAAACGCCAACAAACTAAAACCGATGTGCCGGTAGAGCATGAGGCCCTATGGAATGCACTACGGGATTGTCGCAAGCGTTTAGCTGATGAAAATAACGTGCCCCCCTATGTGGTGTTTGGCAATAAAACCCTGCGCGATATGATTGAGTATAGGCCTATGTCACAGGCTGACATGTTAGCGATACACGGTGTCGGTGACAGTAAACTGGAAAAATACGGTGCAGAATTTATTGCTGTTATACATGAATATGCCGAGGCGCTATAA
- a CDS encoding M48 family metallopeptidase, protein MAFDYAIKRQRRKTMALHVLEDASVEVRVPKWLAKREIERFVSERRDWVSQQQQKRRSVLAKKPGFQSHAMHPYLGESYPLQISAASKNSVSLQAGQFKVSATLPQDEAHIKKCLTEWYRGQSKTFFVQRLQFYFPQLPINKKFPQLKVRVMKRRWGSCSSVGVVTLNVELMKYPLACIDYVVVHELCHMLEMNHSRRFYHYLASIFPDWRQRELLLEQLAQQ, encoded by the coding sequence GTGGCTTTTGATTACGCCATTAAACGCCAGCGCCGCAAAACCATGGCCCTGCATGTATTGGAAGATGCCAGCGTAGAAGTGCGAGTGCCCAAGTGGTTGGCCAAGCGGGAGATAGAACGTTTTGTTAGCGAGCGCCGTGACTGGGTATCGCAGCAACAGCAAAAGCGTCGTTCGGTACTGGCTAAAAAGCCGGGTTTTCAAAGCCATGCGATGCACCCTTACTTAGGGGAAAGCTATCCCTTGCAAATCAGCGCTGCCAGTAAAAATAGCGTTAGCCTGCAAGCGGGCCAGTTTAAGGTGTCGGCCACGCTGCCGCAGGATGAAGCGCATATTAAAAAGTGCTTAACTGAGTGGTATAGGGGGCAATCCAAGACTTTTTTTGTTCAGCGTTTACAGTTTTATTTTCCGCAATTACCTATAAACAAAAAATTTCCACAATTAAAGGTTCGAGTGATGAAGCGGCGCTGGGGTAGCTGCTCTAGCGTGGGGGTGGTTACCCTTAATGTAGAGTTGATGAAATACCCGCTAGCCTGTATCGATTATGTGGTGGTGCATGAGTTATGCCATATGCTAGAGATGAACCACAGCCGCCGGTTTTATCACTATCTAGCGTCTATATTCCCCGATTGGCGCCAGCGCGAGCTTTTGTTAGAGCAATTAGCACAACAATAA
- the bioA gene encoding adenosylmethionine--8-amino-7-oxononanoate transaminase, with protein MSSSALSTEQILAIDKDHIWHPYASMTDAPPSYPVVSAKGVRLTLADGRELIDGMSSWWAAIHGYNHPVLNQAAKAQLDEMSHVMFGGIIHPPAAKLAKLLVDITPAPLTKVFISDSGSVAVEVAIKMALQYWYSIGRKQKKQLLTVRNGYHGDTFGAMAVCDPVNGMHHIFQDVLPQHHFVAQPQCRFDEAFEEQHIAEMKAALEQHQEQLAAVIIEPIVQGAGGMHFYSPGYLARLRELCDEYDVLLILDEIATGFGRTGKLFACEHANISPDIMCLGKAITGGYLSLAATLCTEKISTGISQGEAGCFMHGPTFMGNPLATAVACASIELLLSQPWQRVIGNIEQQLKKGLSPAQDLAQVAEVRVLGAIGVIEMKQAVNMASIQKQLVDEGVWIRPFGKLVYTMPPYIMSDQDLATLCAKITKVLSLQ; from the coding sequence ATGTCCAGCTCCGCGCTCAGCACCGAACAAATTTTAGCCATAGACAAGGATCACATTTGGCATCCCTATGCCTCTATGACCGACGCCCCGCCCAGCTATCCTGTGGTCTCCGCCAAAGGCGTGCGCTTAACTCTGGCCGATGGCAGAGAGCTCATCGACGGCATGTCATCTTGGTGGGCAGCGATACACGGCTACAACCACCCAGTACTCAATCAAGCGGCAAAAGCACAATTAGACGAGATGTCCCACGTGATGTTTGGCGGCATTATTCATCCCCCCGCCGCCAAGCTGGCCAAGCTGCTAGTAGATATCACCCCAGCACCGCTAACTAAGGTGTTTATCAGCGACTCCGGCTCGGTAGCTGTAGAAGTGGCTATTAAAATGGCCCTGCAATATTGGTACTCCATAGGTCGCAAACAAAAGAAGCAATTACTCACCGTGCGCAATGGCTACCATGGCGACACCTTTGGTGCGATGGCGGTGTGTGACCCAGTAAACGGCATGCACCATATTTTCCAAGATGTGTTACCGCAACATCACTTTGTTGCCCAGCCGCAGTGTCGTTTCGATGAAGCTTTTGAAGAGCAGCATATCGCCGAGATGAAAGCGGCGCTGGAGCAGCATCAAGAGCAACTAGCAGCGGTAATTATAGAACCCATAGTGCAAGGCGCTGGCGGCATGCATTTTTACTCCCCCGGCTACTTGGCACGCCTGCGCGAACTCTGCGACGAATACGATGTGCTGTTAATACTGGATGAGATCGCCACCGGCTTTGGCCGCACCGGCAAACTGTTTGCCTGCGAACACGCCAATATTAGCCCCGATATTATGTGCTTGGGCAAGGCCATTACCGGCGGCTATTTAAGCTTGGCCGCCACCCTCTGCACCGAAAAAATCAGCACTGGCATCAGCCAAGGCGAAGCTGGCTGCTTTATGCACGGCCCCACCTTTATGGGTAACCCGTTAGCCACCGCGGTAGCCTGCGCCAGCATAGAGCTATTGCTGTCACAGCCTTGGCAGCGAGTGATCGGCAATATAGAGCAGCAACTGAAAAAAGGCTTAAGCCCAGCACAAGACTTAGCGCAGGTGGCTGAGGTGCGGGTATTGGGGGCTATAGGGGTAATAGAGATGAAGCAGGCCGTGAATATGGCCAGCATACAAAAACAATTGGTGGATGAAGGGGTGTGGATTAGGCCTTTCGGCAAGCTGGTCTACACCATGCCGCCTTATATTATGAGCGACCAAGACTTGGCCACGCTATGCGCCAAAATCACTAAAGTGCTCAGCCTGCAATAA
- the secF gene encoding protein translocase subunit SecF — protein sequence MSEQKIINFMGQRKIAATFSLLLLLLSIGSLAVKGLNFGLDFTGGTLVEVNYSVAEPLQNVRNTLEKSGYNGAVVVNFGSDTDVLVRLPHGQSDQLGAEIIAALSQDVNGAIELRRVEFVGPQVGDELKEQGGLAMLMALGLVMLYVAMRFQLKFSVGAVSALIHDVIVTLGVFSILQIDFDLTVLAAVLAVIGYSLNDTIVVSDRIRENFIKIRKATPIEIINISLTETLARTIVTSLTTILVLVALFVFGGEMIHSFALALLVGVVIGTYSSIYVASNVLLAMDISKEDLIPPAKEAAEIDDLP from the coding sequence ATGTCAGAACAAAAAATTATTAATTTTATGGGGCAGCGCAAAATAGCTGCTACTTTTTCATTGCTGTTGTTGCTGCTGTCTATAGGCTCGCTGGCGGTGAAAGGGTTAAACTTTGGTTTAGATTTTACCGGTGGCACCTTGGTAGAGGTGAACTACAGCGTAGCTGAGCCTTTACAAAATGTGCGTAACACCTTGGAAAAGTCGGGCTACAATGGTGCAGTGGTAGTCAACTTTGGCTCCGACACTGACGTGTTAGTGCGCCTGCCGCATGGCCAGAGCGATCAATTAGGTGCAGAGATCATTGCCGCCCTCAGCCAAGATGTAAACGGTGCTATAGAGTTACGCCGAGTAGAGTTTGTTGGCCCGCAAGTGGGTGATGAACTCAAAGAACAGGGCGGCCTAGCGATGTTGATGGCGCTGGGTTTAGTCATGTTATATGTGGCTATGCGCTTTCAGCTTAAGTTTTCGGTGGGGGCGGTATCGGCCTTAATCCACGATGTTATTGTTACGCTGGGTGTGTTTTCTATACTGCAAATAGACTTTGATTTAACCGTATTGGCGGCGGTGTTGGCCGTTATTGGTTATTCCTTGAATGACACTATCGTGGTGTCGGATCGCATACGTGAAAATTTCATCAAGATACGTAAGGCTACGCCCATAGAAATTATTAATATTTCTTTAACGGAAACCTTGGCTAGAACCATAGTGACCTCGTTAACTACGATATTAGTATTGGTCGCCTTGTTTGTGTTTGGTGGCGAGATGATACATAGCTTTGCCCTAGCCTTATTAGTAGGTGTGGTTATCGGTACCTACTCCTCTATTTACGTGGCTTCCAATGTATTGCTAGCCATGGATATTTCGAAAGAAGATTTGATTCCGCCGGCTAAAGAAGCTGCGGAGATTGATGACTTACCCTAA
- the csrA gene encoding carbon storage regulator CsrA, with the protein MLILTRRVGESLKIGDDVTVTVLASKGNQIRIGIDAPRDVEVHREEIYERIHGQAEVGNQKEA; encoded by the coding sequence ATGTTGATATTAACCAGAAGAGTCGGTGAGTCGTTGAAGATAGGTGATGACGTTACCGTGACTGTTTTAGCTAGCAAGGGCAATCAGATCCGTATTGGTATAGACGCTCCGCGTGATGTAGAAGTCCACCGTGAAGAGATATACGAACGCATACATGGCCAAGCTGAAGTTGGAAATCAAAAAGAAGCTTAA
- a CDS encoding polysaccharide deacetylase family protein, producing the protein MTIKHFLFSLIAFFSLTITTPSYADNSSAVILLYHHVDSSTPAITSVSPQQFEQQLDYLQANEFSVWPLPLLMKHYIEGLNIPDKVLAITFDDAYESVYTEAYPRLKKRGLPFTIFVTTDSVDKQFNKQLSWQKLLEMSRNGATIANHTVNHPHMLYRLAGEDSEQWQQRIRVEINQAQQRIEEQIGSRHTLFAYPYGEHNQTLKQLLKDMGYSAFGQQSGAVGKYTDLQSIPRYPIAGDYSKLDDFVVKIHSKALPAIEISSSPTPLTAQQNQPSLTLAFKQKVNNDLFQCYGPGGRLETLWQGNTVEVRSNVSIPAGRSRYNCTLPAGDNRYYWYSKPWIRLQDDGSWILD; encoded by the coding sequence GTGACTATTAAACATTTTTTATTCAGCCTTATCGCTTTTTTTAGCCTAACGATTACTACACCTAGCTATGCGGATAACAGCAGCGCGGTTATATTGCTCTATCATCATGTAGACAGTAGCACCCCGGCCATTACCAGCGTCAGCCCCCAGCAATTTGAGCAACAATTAGATTATTTGCAAGCCAATGAATTCAGCGTATGGCCACTGCCGCTATTAATGAAACACTATATTGAAGGCCTAAACATACCCGATAAAGTACTGGCCATTACCTTTGATGATGCCTATGAGTCGGTTTATACCGAAGCCTACCCTAGGCTAAAAAAACGCGGACTGCCTTTTACTATTTTTGTCACTACCGACTCTGTCGATAAACAATTCAACAAACAATTGAGCTGGCAAAAATTATTAGAGATGAGCCGCAACGGTGCCACCATAGCCAATCACACCGTTAACCACCCCCATATGCTATACCGCTTAGCCGGTGAAGATAGCGAGCAATGGCAACAGCGCATACGCGTAGAAATCAACCAGGCACAGCAGCGTATAGAAGAACAAATAGGCAGCCGCCATACACTATTTGCCTATCCCTATGGCGAGCATAATCAAACCTTAAAACAACTGCTTAAGGACATGGGCTATAGCGCTTTTGGCCAGCAATCCGGAGCCGTAGGAAAATACACCGACCTGCAAAGCATACCCCGTTACCCCATTGCCGGTGACTACAGTAAGTTGGATGATTTTGTCGTGAAAATCCATAGCAAGGCCTTACCGGCCATAGAAATAAGTAGCAGCCCCACGCCCTTAACGGCGCAGCAAAACCAACCCAGCCTCACCCTAGCCTTTAAGCAAAAAGTGAATAACGACTTATTTCAATGCTATGGTCCAGGTGGACGACTAGAAACACTATGGCAAGGCAATACCGTAGAAGTGCGCAGTAATGTTAGCATCCCCGCCGGGCGCTCGCGTTACAACTGCACCCTGCCCGCCGGGGATAATCGTTATTATTGGTATTCAAAACCGTGGATACGCCTACAAGATGACGGCAGCTGGATATTAGATTAA
- a CDS encoding glucosaminidase domain-containing protein, giving the protein MKKVLLPIALLLLALLVALYFYSPEPEPFDATEQFDQRAAALVNVLPDFSQYKSVRKKKAAFFAFMLPMIELENDRLMRRRDRLLELQSSLQQGNSLLASDKQWLKKWAKKYNVDTDGYKPKQIIAQLIIHVDTIPASLALAQSANESAWGTSRFAVEGNNLYGQWCFSKGCGMVPNGRPEGESYEVASFDTPLDSVVSYMHNLNAYSAYIELREIRTDLRAKDAPLLGSVLAEGLMSYSTRGEEYIKELRQMIRVNRLKQHDQTVASQP; this is encoded by the coding sequence ATGAAAAAAGTGCTATTGCCTATAGCGTTGCTATTGCTAGCGTTATTAGTGGCTTTATATTTTTACTCTCCCGAGCCAGAACCCTTTGATGCCACCGAGCAATTTGACCAACGCGCGGCTGCACTAGTGAATGTATTGCCAGACTTTAGTCAATATAAATCGGTGCGTAAGAAAAAAGCGGCTTTTTTTGCTTTTATGTTGCCTATGATAGAGCTGGAAAACGATAGATTAATGCGCCGTCGAGACCGCTTATTAGAGCTGCAGAGCAGTTTGCAGCAGGGCAATAGCTTATTAGCCAGCGACAAACAATGGTTAAAGAAGTGGGCAAAAAAATACAATGTTGATACCGATGGCTATAAGCCTAAGCAAATTATTGCCCAGCTAATCATTCATGTGGATACCATACCAGCGTCCTTGGCCTTGGCGCAGTCAGCCAACGAGTCAGCCTGGGGCACGTCGCGCTTTGCGGTAGAGGGTAATAATTTATACGGCCAGTGGTGCTTTTCAAAAGGTTGCGGCATGGTGCCCAATGGCAGGCCGGAAGGCGAAAGCTATGAGGTGGCCAGCTTTGATACGCCCCTGGATTCGGTGGTGAGTTATATGCATAACTTAAATGCCTATAGCGCCTATATAGAGTTACGTGAGATCCGCACAGATTTACGTGCTAAGGATGCGCCTTTATTAGGCAGCGTCTTGGCCGAGGGGTTAATGAGCTATTCCACCCGCGGTGAAGAATATATTAAAGAGCTGCGACAAATGATTAGAGTGAATCGTTTGAAGCAGCACGATCAGACGGTGGCCTCGCAGCCTTAA
- a CDS encoding TonB-dependent receptor, whose product MNNNYKKTIAVVAFGSLFIVAHQPHSLANSTSTPRLQPIEEIVVTAQRREQALSTIPLAVNVINAHLIDQASLHTLGDIAAVVPNLQVAQPNGEVLPLFALRGISMADYSTNQSSPIGIYQDGVYLSSNFMHGLAMFDLQRVEILKGPQGTLYGRNTTGGAINLLSRTPDFEADGYASLSLGNYNAHEINAAYETPLIDHKLAVRLATNIARADGYSENHTPGLDDLNQVDRQAYRLSLRYQASDNIETVLKLNSSNSDTNAPAVIPEATLPGGIDVLSATLGLFSQPFYVRPSDYDGHDANTSKNGKMAITVDGANLAVNWRLNSVNLNSTTGYYDSSYDLRADSDGTPQQLLELDYLTDTRQFSQEFSISSLETDPLGYIAGLYYTQDHVDTHVTFDYFHSLEAVLPGYAPPNTGFTQEQRYQQDRQSLAVYGQLDYQLSDTLSLTAGLRYSRDRNKQFNVNTSIGNYAGVPLVGLIPLTIPYDANAAFPSQRITDEEWTGTTKLVYQLNDEHMLYSAYSRGYRGSAFNGAAVNDASELNPVDPEYVNAYEVGAKGQWFDGRLQYRSALFYYDYRGLQFINIVGTRQLLESADRASIKGLDLELSAQVTEQLSLQAGLGLIDSEFKKGIHLDASGQSWDLSGNELANAPAINANLSANYQWLIKQGRLDFFVNYQFIDDQWFTPFNNTAGYDSIGQSNYSLIDGRISFSPSDSDVTVALWGKNLTDQEYKLYGINLSEAFGYNYTIRGAPRTYGIEISSKF is encoded by the coding sequence TTGAACAATAATTATAAGAAAACAATAGCGGTAGTAGCTTTTGGTAGTTTATTCATAGTGGCCCATCAGCCCCACAGCCTAGCTAACAGCACCAGCACACCTCGCTTACAGCCGATAGAGGAGATAGTGGTTACCGCGCAAAGACGCGAACAGGCACTATCCACCATACCACTAGCGGTCAATGTCATTAATGCCCACTTAATCGACCAGGCCAGCCTGCATACTCTCGGTGATATCGCGGCGGTGGTGCCCAATTTGCAGGTAGCCCAACCCAACGGTGAAGTTTTGCCCTTGTTTGCCCTACGTGGCATTAGCATGGCCGATTACAGCACCAATCAGTCCAGCCCTATAGGTATATACCAAGATGGAGTCTACCTAAGCAGCAACTTTATGCACGGCCTCGCTATGTTTGACCTGCAGCGGGTAGAAATATTGAAAGGCCCACAGGGTACGCTATATGGTCGCAACACCACCGGCGGCGCCATCAATCTACTGAGTAGAACCCCCGACTTTGAAGCCGATGGCTACGCCTCGCTTAGCCTAGGTAATTATAATGCTCACGAGATCAATGCCGCCTACGAGACACCGTTAATAGACCATAAACTGGCAGTACGACTGGCTACCAATATTGCTCGCGCCGATGGTTACAGCGAAAACCACACTCCGGGGCTGGATGACCTCAATCAAGTTGATAGACAAGCTTATAGACTCAGCCTGCGCTATCAGGCCAGTGACAATATTGAAACCGTACTCAAGCTGAATAGCAGTAACAGCGACACCAATGCCCCAGCAGTCATCCCCGAAGCAACACTGCCCGGCGGTATAGATGTATTGAGCGCTACCCTAGGTCTATTCAGCCAACCTTTTTATGTACGCCCCAGCGATTATGATGGCCACGATGCCAACACGAGTAAAAACGGCAAAATGGCGATTACCGTGGACGGCGCCAACCTAGCGGTTAACTGGCGACTAAACAGCGTCAACCTCAACTCCACCACCGGCTACTACGACAGCAGCTATGATTTGCGCGCCGACAGTGACGGCACCCCCCAACAATTGCTGGAGCTGGACTACCTCACCGACACCCGCCAGTTCAGCCAAGAATTTAGCATCAGCAGCCTAGAAACCGATCCTTTGGGCTATATCGCTGGTCTGTATTACACCCAAGACCATGTAGACACCCACGTTACCTTTGACTATTTCCACAGCCTAGAAGCCGTACTACCGGGCTACGCGCCACCCAATACCGGCTTTACCCAAGAGCAACGCTATCAGCAGGATAGGCAGTCACTGGCGGTTTACGGCCAGCTGGATTACCAACTTAGCGATACCCTCAGCCTAACCGCTGGCCTGCGCTACAGCCGAGACCGCAACAAGCAATTCAACGTCAACACCTCTATAGGTAACTACGCCGGCGTGCCCTTGGTGGGGCTTATCCCCTTAACCATCCCCTACGACGCCAATGCAGCTTTCCCCAGCCAGCGTATTACTGATGAAGAATGGACTGGCACCACTAAGCTAGTCTACCAACTCAACGATGAGCATATGCTGTACAGCGCCTATAGTCGCGGCTATCGCGGCAGTGCCTTTAACGGTGCGGCAGTGAATGATGCCAGTGAGCTAAATCCGGTAGACCCAGAGTATGTGAATGCCTATGAAGTGGGTGCCAAAGGCCAGTGGTTTGATGGCCGGCTGCAATACCGCTCGGCCCTGTTCTACTACGACTACCGCGGCCTGCAATTTATTAATATCGTCGGCACCCGCCAGCTGCTGGAAAGCGCCGACCGAGCCAGCATCAAAGGCTTGGACTTAGAGCTTAGCGCGCAGGTGACTGAGCAACTCAGCCTGCAAGCAGGCTTGGGTTTAATCGATTCGGAATTTAAAAAAGGCATCCATCTTGATGCCAGCGGCCAGAGCTGGGATTTGTCCGGCAACGAACTGGCCAATGCCCCAGCAATCAATGCCAACCTTTCGGCCAACTACCAATGGCTAATTAAACAAGGCCGGCTAGACTTTTTTGTCAATTATCAATTTATAGACGATCAATGGTTTACCCCCTTTAACAATACCGCCGGCTACGACAGCATAGGTCAAAGCAACTACAGCCTTATAGACGGCCGCATTAGCTTTAGCCCCAGCGACAGCGATGTAACTGTGGCGCTATGGGGTAAAAACCTCACCGACCAAGAGTACAAACTCTACGGCATTAATCTCAGCGAAGCCTTTGGTTACAACTACACTATTCGAGGCGCACCACGTACCTATGGCATAGAGATAAGCTCTAAGTTCTAA
- a CDS encoding flagellar brake protein, protein MLKQLKQLLAWLIGHQPNASTLSHYARLQQLCNSHQAVSIKLKLQAADYQSLILHIDQEQHELLIDDLFPTPAQTLKPGTTIQLISYSVGQQLNFYTRVIQRHNNRGNISYLLELPKELGHNHNRNSYRVYVDSERDLRIRLNDVEPAMQSVRISNISNKGIKLYFSDNVQTLLSNIRYLDDVVIILPSGYSIDCRIRIINNYLIQAGHPHSVVGGELMINKPLHKNKLQQYIASVQRQQRKRENRDY, encoded by the coding sequence ATGTTAAAACAACTTAAACAGCTGCTAGCTTGGCTAATAGGCCATCAACCTAACGCCAGCACCCTAAGCCATTATGCCCGCCTGCAACAGCTATGTAACAGCCACCAAGCCGTTAGCATCAAGCTCAAACTGCAGGCAGCAGATTACCAAAGCCTGATTTTACATATTGACCAAGAGCAGCATGAGCTATTAATTGATGACTTATTCCCCACCCCAGCGCAAACTTTAAAACCCGGTACCACGATACAACTTATTAGCTACAGTGTAGGCCAGCAGCTAAATTTTTATACCCGTGTTATTCAGCGCCACAATAACCGTGGCAATATTAGCTATTTACTAGAGCTGCCCAAGGAACTGGGCCATAACCACAATCGCAATAGCTACCGGGTTTACGTGGATAGTGAGCGCGACTTACGGATACGCTTAAACGATGTCGAACCGGCAATGCAGTCAGTGCGCATATCTAACATCTCAAACAAAGGTATTAAGCTGTACTTCAGTGACAATGTACAAACACTATTAAGCAATATTCGCTACTTAGATGACGTTGTTATTATCTTACCCAGCGGCTATAGCATCGATTGCCGTATTCGTATCATTAACAACTACCTAATACAGGCAGGCCACCCCCACAGCGTAGTGGGAGGTGAGCTCATGATTAATAAACCCTTACACAAAAACAAACTGCAGCAATATATTGCCAGCGTACAGCGGCAACAACGCAAAAGAGAGAACCGTGACTATTAA
- a CDS encoding HDOD domain-containing protein yields the protein MQQAVYDSLSQQLEKKILAQSLSLPMLPQVTINVLNLVNDVDSDAAALSRLIQSDQALAGHVMRIANSAAYSPAAKMTSLQQAIARLGMQNIAEIAMAATLGPKLFVAPGFEQLIKDLWVASLSVAVWAKEIARKARKNVESTFLSGLLFQIGRPTVLQSALECAQELKLELDVDTAQRLIDRYQQQVGLLLAERWQLPAAVAETMANIDSSEAQSRSQDVIDAIRAARVFTQAVIVDGDCDVQALASHTHVVAMNLYASDVAQLLEKLDDINETIEALKL from the coding sequence ATGCAACAAGCCGTTTATGACAGTTTAAGCCAACAGTTAGAGAAAAAGATCTTGGCGCAGTCCTTATCCCTGCCTATGTTGCCGCAGGTGACCATCAATGTGTTGAACCTAGTGAACGATGTTGATTCCGATGCGGCGGCACTGTCGCGTTTAATACAGAGTGATCAAGCCTTGGCGGGCCATGTTATGCGCATAGCCAATTCGGCGGCTTATAGCCCAGCCGCGAAAATGACCTCCCTGCAGCAGGCTATAGCCCGACTGGGTATGCAGAATATTGCCGAAATTGCGATGGCGGCGACGTTGGGCCCGAAACTGTTTGTGGCCCCCGGTTTTGAGCAGTTGATCAAAGACTTGTGGGTGGCTTCACTGTCGGTTGCGGTATGGGCCAAGGAGATAGCGCGCAAAGCCCGTAAAAATGTTGAGTCTACCTTTTTATCGGGCTTATTGTTTCAGATAGGCCGTCCCACGGTATTACAGTCGGCTCTGGAGTGCGCACAAGAGTTAAAGCTAGAGCTGGATGTCGATACTGCCCAGCGATTAATTGACCGTTATCAACAGCAGGTAGGTTTACTACTGGCCGAACGCTGGCAGCTGCCGGCAGCGGTGGCAGAAACCATGGCAAATATAGATAGCAGTGAGGCTCAATCACGGTCGCAGGATGTTATTGATGCTATCAGAGCTGCCAGAGTGTTTACCCAAGCGGTCATAGTCGACGGCGACTGTGATGTGCAGGCTTTAGCCAGCCATACGCATGTGGTTGCGATGAATTTATATGCCAGTGATGTAGCGCAATTATTGGAAAAACTGGATGATATCAATGAAACCATAGAGGCTTTAAAACTGTGA